Proteins found in one Bacteroidota bacterium genomic segment:
- a CDS encoding gliding motility-associated C-terminal domain-containing protein — translation MKYKFLFSFFVYCLLPTADCFSQPQHNFWYFGRHAGLDFSSGSPVAVYGKSNTDEGVSGISSAAGALQFYIGTDTTCSSVINIWDATHTYMQNGTGLYSNCSTSQSTIVVPHPGCNSNKYFIFQVEGSTGGCAHGCGAYYSEVDMSLNSGLGAVTTKNNALYSCGSPPCVTEQVTATPNANGIDYWVLIHEYSTNNFRVYPVTSSGVGAAVVFSVGPVYFGSGGIIGYTKFNLAGTKIAAGGGGSLYLYDFNNATGVISNPQDLALGSSGYGVEFSPNGNYLYCTNFFNLKIFQYDLTSGNIPASITQVDVGSFYNKGALQLAPDGKIYAAVSGQAFVGAINSPNSLYPATNYVDNVVPLVAGTLEGIGLPNFLASYNSSGGGLSATSTANNILCNGGNGSATANASGGNSPYTYSWNLTGQTTSTATGLAAGNYTVTITDAGGCSATDTVSISQPTALSTTITSTNSCGSSGSATIAVAGGSGSYTYNWNPTGQTTSTATGLSSGNYSVTITDGNGCTSTASATINSGNPPTATISASNTTVCSGSSVTLTASGGGTYSWSTSQTTTSISTTATATATYSVVVDSSGCTDTASITINVIATPTATISPNISVCAGQTVTLNASGGNNYSWNTGQTTSTITATATAAATYSVIVSNGNCSDTASTSVSILSSPSPTITGNNLLCTGDTTTLIANGGNSYSWNTGSTSTSINVNPTSSTTYTLTATNSSGCSASITVTVTVSPPPIANATSATVCQGTNAILTASGGGNYSWSTGATTSSITTTTAGNYSVIVSVGTCSDTATASVTVNPNPTATASSNTTITQGNSATLTAGGGGNYSWSDGSNGATISVSPNATTVYCVTVVNSFGCNDSACVTVTVEPIDCSNSDNYFLPNAFSPNGDNENDFLRIHLQNILCVKDFKLIIYDRWGEKIFESVETNFQWDGTYKSKKLDTAVFVYILEINYKDGSQMRKSGNVTLVK, via the coding sequence GGATTGGATTTTTCTTCTGGTTCACCTGTAGCGGTGTATGGCAAATCCAATACAGATGAAGGTGTTTCAGGTATTTCAAGTGCAGCAGGCGCTTTGCAATTTTACATCGGCACGGATACAACTTGTTCTTCCGTAATAAATATTTGGGATGCAACTCACACTTATATGCAGAACGGAACGGGTTTGTACAGCAACTGTTCTACTTCGCAAAGCACTATAGTTGTTCCACATCCCGGATGCAATTCAAATAAATATTTTATTTTTCAGGTGGAAGGTTCAACGGGCGGATGCGCGCACGGATGCGGTGCGTATTATTCAGAGGTGGATATGTCGCTCAACAGCGGGCTGGGCGCGGTTACCACAAAAAATAATGCGCTGTACTCCTGCGGTTCTCCGCCTTGCGTAACCGAACAGGTAACGGCAACTCCGAATGCGAATGGAATTGATTACTGGGTTTTGATTCACGAATACAGCACAAATAATTTTCGTGTTTATCCGGTTACTTCTTCAGGAGTTGGCGCGGCAGTTGTTTTTTCAGTCGGTCCTGTTTATTTTGGTTCGGGTGGAATCATCGGATATACAAAATTCAATCTTGCGGGAACAAAAATTGCCGCAGGCGGTGGGGGTTCTCTTTACCTGTATGATTTTAATAATGCAACGGGAGTAATTTCCAATCCGCAAGACCTTGCGCTCGGCTCATCGGGTTATGGAGTTGAATTTTCTCCCAACGGAAATTATCTTTACTGCACCAATTTTTTTAACCTGAAGATTTTCCAGTACGACCTTACATCCGGCAATATTCCTGCATCCATCACGCAAGTAGATGTAGGTTCTTTTTACAACAAAGGAGCGCTTCAACTTGCTCCCGATGGAAAAATTTATGCGGCTGTTTCAGGGCAGGCATTTGTTGGCGCGATTAATTCTCCCAACTCGCTATACCCGGCAACCAATTATGTAGATAATGTAGTGCCGCTTGTTGCAGGAACTTTGGAGGGCATTGGCTTGCCGAATTTTCTTGCTTCCTATAATTCTTCGGGCGGAGGATTGTCTGCAACATCAACTGCAAATAATATTTTATGCAACGGAGGAAACGGAAGCGCCACCGCAAATGCTTCGGGAGGAAATTCTCCGTATACATATAGTTGGAATCTTACCGGGCAAACTACTTCAACTGCAACAGGACTTGCGGCAGGAAATTATACAGTAACGATTACGGATGCTGGCGGATGTTCAGCAACGGATACGGTTTCAATTTCTCAACCGACCGCACTTTCAACTACGATTACTTCAACAAATTCCTGCGGAAGTTCGGGAAGCGCAACAATAGCAGTAGCAGGAGGAAGTGGTAGTTATACATATAATTGGAATCCTACAGGACAAACTACTTCAACTGCAACCGGACTTTCTTCAGGAAATTATTCTGTGACTATTACCGATGGAAATGGATGTACAAGCACAGCGAGCGCGACAATTAATTCAGGAAATCCACCGACCGCAACTATTTCTGCAAGCAACACAACCGTTTGTTCGGGAAGTTCTGTAACGCTCACTGCAAGCGGTGGAGGAACTTATTCGTGGAGCACATCACAAACTACAACTTCAATTAGTACCACAGCAACTGCCACGGCAACTTATTCCGTTGTTGTTGATTCAAGCGGATGTACCGATACTGCTTCCATAACCATAAATGTAATTGCAACTCCCACGGCAACTATTTCTCCGAACATTTCTGTTTGTGCAGGACAAACTGTAACACTCAATGCTTCAGGCGGAAATAATTATTCATGGAATACTGGACAAACTACTTCAACAATTACTGCTACTGCCACTGCCGCTGCAACTTATTCCGTTATTGTTTCAAACGGAAATTGTTCCGACACTGCTTCAACTTCCGTTTCTATTTTATCTTCTCCATCTCCAACCATCACAGGAAATAATTTACTCTGCACCGGAGATACAACAACATTAATTGCTAACGGAGGAAATTCTTATTCGTGGAACACAGGTTCAACCTCAACTTCCATAAATGTAAATCCAACTTCAAGCACAACCTATACTTTGACTGCAACAAATTCAAGCGGATGTTCTGCGAGCATAACTGTAACCGTCACTGTTTCTCCGCCACCAATTGCTAATGCGACAAGCGCAACGGTTTGTCAGGGCACAAATGCCATCTTAACAGCAAGCGGTGGAGGAAATTATTCGTGGAGCACAGGTGCAACAACTTCTTCCATCACGACAACGACTGCTGGAAATTATTCTGTGATTGTTTCTGTTGGAACTTGTTCCGATACAGCAACCGCAAGTGTTACAGTGAATCCGAATCCAACCGCAACCGCTTCATCCAACACAACGATTACACAGGGAAACAGCGCAACGCTTACCGCAGGCGGTGGAGGAAATTATTCATGGAGTGATGGAAGCAACGGAGCAACGATTTCTGTTTCGCCTAACGCTACAACGGTTTATTGCGTTACGGTTGTAAATTCTTTTGGATGTAATGATTCCGCCTGTGTGACAGTAACCGTTGAACCGATTGACTGCTCCAACAGCGATAATTATTTTCTGCCGAATGCATTTTCACCGAATGGTGATAATGAAAATGATTTTCTCCGTATTCATCTGCAGAATATATTGTGCGTGAAAGATTTTAAACTGATTATCTATGACCGATGGGGAGAAAAGATTTTTGAATCGGTTGAAACAAACTTTCAATGGGATGGAACATACAAAAGCAAAAAGTTAGACACCGCAGTGTTTGTTTACATCCTCGAAATAAATTACAAAGACGGAAGCCAGATGAGGAAATCAGGCAATGTGACTCTGGTAAAATAA
- a CDS encoding type II toxin-antitoxin system HicB family antitoxin, producing MKLKVIIHEDLPAGKAGKKNGYWAEVPSLPGCYTQANSMEELISNIYEAVEGYLKVREEEAEKSFRKTKHERHEKYRVLKVAV from the coding sequence ATGAAACTAAAAGTTATAATACACGAAGACCTGCCTGCCGGCAAGGCAGGAAAGAAAAACGGCTATTGGGCAGAAGTTCCTTCCTTGCCCGGCTGTTATACGCAGGCAAATTCAATGGAAGAACTTATTTCAAATATTTATGAAGCCGTTGAAGGGTATTTGAAAGTCCGCGAAGAAGAAGCCGAAAAATCTTTCCGCAAAACAAAACACGAAAGACATGAAAAGTACCGCGTACTTAAAGTGGCAGTGTAA
- a CDS encoding type II toxin-antitoxin system HicA family toxin — translation MKSVSGKQLCKIVEKKGWLLKRINGSHHIYKKTGVEHLLVIPVHKNQDLNPGLLRSIMKLAGISENEL, via the coding sequence ATGAAATCGGTTAGCGGGAAACAACTCTGCAAGATTGTTGAAAAGAAGGGATGGCTCTTAAAGCGCATTAACGGAAGCCATCACATTTACAAGAAAACAGGTGTAGAACATCTCCTCGTAATTCCTGTTCACAAAAATCAGGATTTGAACCCCGGCTTACTCCGAAGTATAATGAAACTGGCAGGCATTTCAGAAAACGAATTGTAA